Proteins encoded by one window of Pseudorca crassidens isolate mPseCra1 chromosome 3, mPseCra1.hap1, whole genome shotgun sequence:
- the DDX41 gene encoding probable ATP-dependent RNA helicase DDX41 isoform X1 has protein sequence MEESEPERKRARTDEATATGSRSEADDEDDEDYVPYVPLRQRRQLLLQKLLQRRRKGAAEEEQQDSGSEARGDEDDIPLGPQSNVSLLDQHQHLKEKAEARKESAKEKQLKEEEKILESVAEGRALMSVKEMAKGITYDDPIKTSWTPPRYVLSMSEERHERVRKKYHILVEGDGIPPPIKSFKEMKFPAAILRGLKKKGIHHPTPIQIQGIPTILSGRDMIGIAFTGSGKTLVFTLPVIMFCLEQEKRLPFSKREGPYGLIICPSRELARQTHGILEYYCRLLQEDSSPLLRCALCIGGMSVKEQMETIRHGVHMMVATPGRLMDLLQKKMVSLDICRYLALDEADRMIDMGFEGDIRTIFSYFKGQRQTLLFSATMPKKIQNFAKSALVKPVTINVGRAGAASLDVIQEVEYVKEEAKMVYLLECLQKTPPPVLIFAEKKADVDAIHEYLLLKGVEAVAIHGGKDQEERTKAIEAFREGKKDVLVATDVASKGLDFPAIQHVINYDMPEEIENYVHRIGRTGRSGNTGIATTFINKACDESVLMDLKALLLEAKQKVPPVLQVLHCGDESMLDIGGERGCAFCGGLGHRITDCPKLEAMQTKQVSNIGRKDYLAHSSMDF, from the exons ATGGAGGAATCGGAACCCGAGCGGAAG CGGGCTCGCACCGACGAGGCGACTGCCACAGGAAGCCGCTCCGAGGCAGACGATGAGGACGACGAGGACTACGTGCCGTACGTGCCGTTGCGACAGCGCCGGCAACTGCTG CTCCAGAAGCTGCTGCAGCGAAGACGCAAGGGAGCTGCGGAAGAGGAGCAGCAGGACAGCGGCAGCGAGGCGCGGGGAGATGAGGACGACATCCCGTTGGGCCCTCAGTCCAACGTCAGCCTCCTGGATCAGCACCAGCACCTCAAAGAGAAGGCTGAAG CCCGCAAGGAGTCTGCCAAAGAGAAGCAactgaaggaagaggagaagatcCTGGAGAGTGTGGCTGAGGGTCGAG CCTTGATGTCAGTGAAGGAGATGGCTAAGGGAATCACGTATGACGATCCAATCAAAACTAG TTGGACACCACCCCGTTACGTCCTGAGCATGTCTGAAGAGCGGCATGAGCGTGTACGGAAGAAGTACCACATCTTGGTGGAAGGAGATGGTATCCCACCACCCATCAAGAGCTTCAAGGAAATGAAATTTCCTGCAG CCATCCTGAGAGGCCTGAAGAAGAAGGGCATCCACCACCCAACACCCATTCagatccagggaattcccaccat TCTGTCTGGCCGTGACATGATAGGCATAGCCTTCACGGGTTCAGGCAAGACACTGGTGTTCACTTTGCCGGTCATCATGTTCTGCCTGGAGCAAGAGAAGAGGTTACCTTTCTCTAAGCGTGAAGGGCCCTATGGACTCATTATCTGCCCCTCG CGGGAGCTGGCCCGGCAGACCCACGGCATCCTGGAGTATTACTGCCGCCTGCTGCAGGAGGACAGCTCTCCACTCCTGCGCTGTGCTCTCTGCATCGGGGGCATGTCCGTCAAAGAGCAGATGGAGACCATCCGACA TGGTGTGCACATGATGGTGGCCACCCCTGGGCGCCTCATGGATCTGCTACAGAAGAAGATGGTCAGCCTGGATATCTGTCGTTACCTGGCCCTGGACGAGGCTGACCGCATGATCGACATGGGTTTCGAGGGTGACATCCGTACCATCTTCTCCTACTTCAAG GGCCAGCGACAGACTCTACTCTTTAGTGCCACCATGCCTAAGAAGATTCAGAACTTTGCCAAGAGCGCCCTGGTAAAGCCTGTCACGATCAATGTGGGGCGTGCCGGGGCTGCCAGCCTGGATGTCATCCAG GAAGTGGAATATGTGAAGGAGGAAGCCAAGATGGTGTACCTGCTTGAGTGCCTGCAGAAGACACCGCCGCCT GTGCTCATCTTTGCAGAGAAGAAAGCAGATGTGGACGCCATCCATGAGTACCTGCTCCTCAAGGGGGTTGAGGCTGTGGCCATCCATGGGGGCAAAG ACCAAGAGGAACGAACCAAGGCCATCGAGGCATTCCGGGAGGGCAAGAAGGATGTCCTAGTggccacagacgtagcctccaaGGGCTTGGACTTCCCTGCCATCCAGCACGTCATCAATTATGACATGCCTGAGGAGATCGAGAACTATG TGCACCGCATCGGCCGCACTGGGCGCTCAGGAAACACAGGCATTGCCACTACCTTCATCAACAAGGCCTGTG ATGAGTCGGTGCTGATGGATCTCAAAGCCCTGCTGCTGGAGGCCAAGCAGAAGGTTCCACCCGTGCTGCAAGTACTGCACTGCGGGGACGAGTCCATGCTGGACATTGGAG GAGAGCGTGGCTGTGCCTTCTGTGGGGGCCTGGGCCATCGGATCACCGACTGCCCCAAACTCGAGGCTATGCAGACGAAGCAGGTTAGCAACATCGGCCGCAAGGACTACCTGGCCCACAGCTCCATGGACTTCTGA
- the DDX41 gene encoding probable ATP-dependent RNA helicase DDX41 isoform X2, whose translation MSVKEMAKGITYDDPIKTSWTPPRYVLSMSEERHERVRKKYHILVEGDGIPPPIKSFKEMKFPAAILRGLKKKGIHHPTPIQIQGIPTILSGRDMIGIAFTGSGKTLVFTLPVIMFCLEQEKRLPFSKREGPYGLIICPSRELARQTHGILEYYCRLLQEDSSPLLRCALCIGGMSVKEQMETIRHGVHMMVATPGRLMDLLQKKMVSLDICRYLALDEADRMIDMGFEGDIRTIFSYFKGQRQTLLFSATMPKKIQNFAKSALVKPVTINVGRAGAASLDVIQEVEYVKEEAKMVYLLECLQKTPPPVLIFAEKKADVDAIHEYLLLKGVEAVAIHGGKDQEERTKAIEAFREGKKDVLVATDVASKGLDFPAIQHVINYDMPEEIENYVHRIGRTGRSGNTGIATTFINKACDESVLMDLKALLLEAKQKVPPVLQVLHCGDESMLDIGGERGCAFCGGLGHRITDCPKLEAMQTKQVSNIGRKDYLAHSSMDF comes from the exons ATGTCAGTGAAGGAGATGGCTAAGGGAATCACGTATGACGATCCAATCAAAACTAG TTGGACACCACCCCGTTACGTCCTGAGCATGTCTGAAGAGCGGCATGAGCGTGTACGGAAGAAGTACCACATCTTGGTGGAAGGAGATGGTATCCCACCACCCATCAAGAGCTTCAAGGAAATGAAATTTCCTGCAG CCATCCTGAGAGGCCTGAAGAAGAAGGGCATCCACCACCCAACACCCATTCagatccagggaattcccaccat TCTGTCTGGCCGTGACATGATAGGCATAGCCTTCACGGGTTCAGGCAAGACACTGGTGTTCACTTTGCCGGTCATCATGTTCTGCCTGGAGCAAGAGAAGAGGTTACCTTTCTCTAAGCGTGAAGGGCCCTATGGACTCATTATCTGCCCCTCG CGGGAGCTGGCCCGGCAGACCCACGGCATCCTGGAGTATTACTGCCGCCTGCTGCAGGAGGACAGCTCTCCACTCCTGCGCTGTGCTCTCTGCATCGGGGGCATGTCCGTCAAAGAGCAGATGGAGACCATCCGACA TGGTGTGCACATGATGGTGGCCACCCCTGGGCGCCTCATGGATCTGCTACAGAAGAAGATGGTCAGCCTGGATATCTGTCGTTACCTGGCCCTGGACGAGGCTGACCGCATGATCGACATGGGTTTCGAGGGTGACATCCGTACCATCTTCTCCTACTTCAAG GGCCAGCGACAGACTCTACTCTTTAGTGCCACCATGCCTAAGAAGATTCAGAACTTTGCCAAGAGCGCCCTGGTAAAGCCTGTCACGATCAATGTGGGGCGTGCCGGGGCTGCCAGCCTGGATGTCATCCAG GAAGTGGAATATGTGAAGGAGGAAGCCAAGATGGTGTACCTGCTTGAGTGCCTGCAGAAGACACCGCCGCCT GTGCTCATCTTTGCAGAGAAGAAAGCAGATGTGGACGCCATCCATGAGTACCTGCTCCTCAAGGGGGTTGAGGCTGTGGCCATCCATGGGGGCAAAG ACCAAGAGGAACGAACCAAGGCCATCGAGGCATTCCGGGAGGGCAAGAAGGATGTCCTAGTggccacagacgtagcctccaaGGGCTTGGACTTCCCTGCCATCCAGCACGTCATCAATTATGACATGCCTGAGGAGATCGAGAACTATG TGCACCGCATCGGCCGCACTGGGCGCTCAGGAAACACAGGCATTGCCACTACCTTCATCAACAAGGCCTGTG ATGAGTCGGTGCTGATGGATCTCAAAGCCCTGCTGCTGGAGGCCAAGCAGAAGGTTCCACCCGTGCTGCAAGTACTGCACTGCGGGGACGAGTCCATGCTGGACATTGGAG GAGAGCGTGGCTGTGCCTTCTGTGGGGGCCTGGGCCATCGGATCACCGACTGCCCCAAACTCGAGGCTATGCAGACGAAGCAGGTTAGCAACATCGGCCGCAAGGACTACCTGGCCCACAGCTCCATGGACTTCTGA